A stretch of DNA from Lotus japonicus ecotype B-129 chromosome 4, LjGifu_v1.2:
CTCTATATTAGCTACTTTTATAAATTCTTACTTAGATTTCTGACATGTCCCACGTTTATATAAATATCATTTTATTGTCCTTCCTTCTTCCCCTAGACTTCAACAAAAGGATGATCATTTATACTTTTTACATCAAATTTTTCATGTGTAACAGGCAAGTTGGGTGAGGACATTGAGTTTAGCATTTCAAAGCATAGGGATCATATATGGGGACATAGGAACTTCTCCCTTATATGTGTATGATAGCACCTTCACTGATGGCATCGACAACACTCATGACCTTCTTGGATGCTTGTCACTCATCATCTATACCATTGCACTCGTTCCCCTTGTTAAGTATATCCTCATTGTTTTGTGGGCCAACGACAATGGTGATGGTATGTACTTCATACACAATATAATATGCATCATGTCATTTTTTCCTcggtttcttttttaaaattttattatccTTTAATTTTGTTCTCTATGCTCAAGGAAGTTTTAGATAAATCATAATTAAACGAGAATAGTTTTGATACATTCACATCCCATTTTTACTCACTTCcatcttttatttatagctttttttttctatcacataAACATTCtatctctcatttctcttcTTGGTGTAGCTTGAATTGGAATAAGTAAAAAACTTTATTCAAAGGAAAATGTTTGGTGAACTCTCAAATTATGTAGATGACTGAAGTGAAATTGAAGACAAGAGAGATAAGTAATAAATGAATATATGATGTTATGTGATAAGAGAAAAAATGGTGGAGGGTGTTGGGTGGTAGTGGCAATGATGGTGGTAGTCAATGGAggttttacatgaaaatgatggGATAAATATGTTAcatgtaattaaaataaaagatcataatcacaaaactattttttttggattaaaaaatatattgaaatcattttataattaagtaaaaaataaattcaactCCATTTTTTTCTGaacacattttattttaaaatttacattTGAGAAACCAAAAGCTGAAAACTCACGACCACCCTGAACACGTGTTCGACAAATCTGTATACATCTTGACTCTAAATTAAAGACAGGAATATCTACCCCACTTATTTTAGTGTTGCCTATGTATAtaagaaaatctctcttttaccttttgtcttgtaacaaaaaaaaatgtctctttaaatttaattgtgtatattttttaaTGGACACTTGAGGTTAGGTGGTACATTTGCATTGTACTCTTTGATTTGCCGATACTCGAAGGTGAGCTTAATTCCAAATCAGCAACCAGAGGACAGAGAACTTTCTCATTACAAACTAGACACACTTCATTCCAACCAATCAAAGAGGGCACAAAAGATTAAGCACAAGCTAGAGAATAGTAGATTCGCTCAACTTATGCTTTTCCTTGTTACTATCATGGCAACCTCTATGGTCATTGGAGATGGTATTCTCACACCATCCATTTCAGGTGAAATAATTTAAATGGATCATAATAAACTACTACTATGACTCTATGAGTCAAAATTAAGGAAGCTTTAACTGTTGTTAACATATATTGCCTATATTTGCATGCTATGCAGTACTTTCAGCAGTTGGTGGCATAAAAAATCGGAGCTCATCACTTGGCCAAGGTATAATGTGTTAACTTGCAATTATCAGCACATTTGGGATCAACTTCTATTTCCTCGGATCAATTCTGACAGCTAGAAGCCAACTTCTCCttggaattgattttggctttaacATCAATTTGTCgaagaattttcaaacatgcatcGATCAACTTCTATTTTTTTCCTCAGAATTAACTCTGGCTTTCGAAAGCTACTTACATAAATTTCTCACCAAAATTGATAttgattttagaatcaattgtagaacgGTTTACAAGTAGTGCACAATAGATTCTAATTATGGATATTGTGACACTTATATCCAGGTGCTGTTGTTGGGATCTCAATAGCGATCCTAATAGTTCTCTTCTCTATCCAGAGATTTGGCACTGATAAAGTGGGATTTGCATTTGCCCCTATGGTCATGGTATGGTTTATATTCATCGGAGGCATAGGTCTTTACAATTTGTTCAAATATGACATTGGTGTATTGCGAGCTTTCAATCCAAAGTACATAGTAGATTACATGAAAAGGAATGGTAAAAAAGGATGGATTTCTCTTGGTGGAATTTTCCTCTGCATCACAGGTGAGTGGGGCATATTATCATAAAGTGTTATGCTATTATTTATATCTATACATCTAATTATGTTTTGTTTGCTTCTAAACATTTTCATGAACCAGGGACTGAGGCCATGTTTGCAGACTTGGGTCACTTCAATGTGCGTGCAGTTCAAGTAAGTAATAAATCAAGTATCATGCTCTCTAGTGTATTATAAATACATGTTGTTTTATACACTTTAAGATGTTTTTCATTTTGCTATATATTGCAGATTAGTTTCTCTTTTGTTACATTTCCTGCACTATTATGTGCATATAGTGGACAAGCAGCATATCTTAGGAAGTTCCCTGAAGAAATTGGGAATACTTTTTATAGCTCAATACCTGGTAAGTTGTAAGGAAAACTAATGCTAGCTCTTGATGTTAATTTAATCACAAAAATCTTGAAATGACTAATGTAGAAAAACATTAAATGCATATTTGGTTTCAAGATTTACTCACAATTCAAGACACATTTACTCAGAAGCGAAGGCTTATAGCTTCTGATCATAACAGATTTGGGAGCACTTCACTGTTGAAccattaattagtttttaacaTAATTCCAATCACATGCAGATCCAATATTTTGGCCAACATTTGTGGTGGCTGTTGCTGCTGCTATCATTGCAAGCCAGGCTATGATTTCAGGAGCATATTCCATTATTCAACAGTCTCAAAGTTTGGGATGCTTCCCTAGTGTTAAGGTCATACATACCTCTGCCAAGTACGAAGGACAAGTTTACATACCTGAGGTCAACTACATTCTTATGATAGCTTGTGTCATTGTATGTGCTGCCTTTAGAACCACAGATAACATTGGTCATGCATATGGTATGTTTACAAGAACCTCGACCAAATATTGTATAATAATAGCACGAATTTTGATTTACTGCCTGATGAGTTTTCCTAAATTCACTGTAGTTACAGCTCTATAAGACTATAATAGTTTGATCAAGATCATAATTCAGACGACTTCAATTTAAAGAGACTGATTATGATCTGAAATTTGGTTTTAATTTGAACCGACTAATCCGGATCAGACAGCTACAAAGCTGTGACTGCAATGAATTTTGAAAAATGTGACCCCGGGGAAGTCAGATCCATAATAACACATGGAAAAAAATTGTTACTTTTCATTACAGGAATTGCTGTGTGCATGGTAATGCTGATCACAACAATCATGGTTGCTCTTATAATGCTTGTTATATGGAAGACAAACATATTGTGGATTGCTCTTTTCGTTCTGGTGTTCAGTTCAGTGGAGATTGTGTATCTATCATCCATGCTGACTAAAT
This window harbors:
- the LOC130709911 gene encoding potassium transporter 5; translated protein: MRNMESMLSDKEVPISHELVKNMNDRKTSWTKLGRADSLNLEAGQIRSTKTHALKASWVRTLSLAFQSIGIIYGDIGTSPLYVYDSTFTDGIDNTHDLLGCLSLIIYTIALVPLVKYILIVLWANDNGDGGTFALYSLICRYSKVSLIPNQQPEDRELSHYKLDTLHSNQSKRAQKIKHKLENSRFAQLMLFLVTIMATSMVIGDGILTPSISVLSAVGGIKNRSSSLGQGAVVGISIAILIVLFSIQRFGTDKVGFAFAPMVMVWFIFIGGIGLYNLFKYDIGVLRAFNPKYIVDYMKRNGKKGWISLGGIFLCITGTEAMFADLGHFNVRAVQISFSFVTFPALLCAYSGQAAYLRKFPEEIGNTFYSSIPDPIFWPTFVVAVAAAIIASQAMISGAYSIIQQSQSLGCFPSVKVIHTSAKYEGQVYIPEVNYILMIACVIVCAAFRTTDNIGHAYGIAVCMVMLITTIMVALIMLVIWKTNILWIALFVLVFSSVEIVYLSSMLTKFVQGGFFPLVLSLFLMCIMGIWHYTHRKRYMFELKNKVSSEYVREIVSKQVISRIPGVSLIYSELVEGVPPIFAHIVANIPHIHSVVVFVSMKSIPISKVALDERFLFRQVQPKEYRIFRCVVRYGYKDVIGEQKEFEQQLAEQLKEFIRHQNFISVTEGMVGDDVELTDHNLLVSSSKRQSNSDHILKDGKCSSSSNRIMPTPLYQGGENQEVQCQSSEQNPKSRASSDSIKSFGIASRVSNQHVQGVEEEIAFVQRAMEKNVVYMLGEAEVVVEPNSSILKKIVVNHIYNFLRRNFRHGENLMAIPRSKLLRVGMTYEI